A region of the Phaeodactylum tricornutum CCAP 1055/1 chromosome 1, whole genome shotgun sequence genome:
GAATGTCAGCTTTTTTGCGGTTAGACCACAAGACTACCGAGATTGTTCCGAACCCGGTGGATGGAGATGGATAATCTGTCCATCCAACGGAGAATGATCGCTTCCAGATTTCTGTtggattcactgtcaaggaaTCTCCTTTATTTTGCATCATGGTATTCCTAGCAGTTGATTGCCGATGAATGTGTCTCGGTCCCACGCGTTTACTATTTTGCGATCTAATGTAAATGTCAATGCACAGAGACAGAAACCTTTGGAGTGATTTCTCACAAACACCTGTCAGGTTTTCGTCAGTCTATTCTGAAATACCAACTGTACGTAGTAGTCACGCCTCTGTCTCGGTGCTGTCTTCCTCCATTCAAGTCGGAATACTACTTATTATTTGACTAAATGAAATAAAAAGGTTGCTGTCGTCGAGTTCTTTCTGAACACTAATTAGATAAATCTGATGAAAGCATTGGCATCGTTGGCTGAGATGTGCAGATTTGATTCTTTATCGGAGACGGTATTTAAGAAGATTCAATTTTTCGTTTCTGAAGAGTGTTCCACGTTTCTAAGACTTGAATTTTTCATAGGCTTTGTCCATCCACTTCCCGGGGGAGAAGGTCACGTCatattgccaacgaagtGGAGGCACTGCCTACGCCAGCCAACTTCCGCTGAACGTGGCCTTGCCACGATAGTCTCGCGCTATCGGAGAAAAGCGGTGAAATGCGTCACTGTTTTCCTCTATTTTGATTGGACGAACGAAACGTCAGTGATCTTCCGGATATGGTGGACGGTTACGGAAGCGAGTTTGCGGCGGCGGCCACTCTCCTTGTCGAACGATTCCGTCCAAAACACAGCGGAGCGAATTGTTGCCAtcacatcaacaacaaaaaacaATCACAAGGAAGAGAAAGCGCTTTCGGCCATTACCACTTCACATCATACACACTTTTGCTTTCATTCTTCCACACCACTCATCTCGCTCAAATCACATCATTCATTCGTCCACCCATTGAATATCAACACTACAATGTACGTTTTGGATCTTGAAATTGAGATCGATGTCTTTCTTTTGGACACGTAGAATCGCTGTAGAAATGTACGGGGCAGTTGAAGATTCAAAAATAGGCTTTTCCCACGAAGCGCTCTTTGAAGAAGGATTCGTTGTTGGCTGTGTTGGCTATACTGTGATGTATTGATTACAATGCACGTCGTGCGCTTAATTCTTGCGAATGAATTGAGTTTTACGATCTTCGGAAGCGCCGATCAAGGCGTAGAACTTCGTTGATGTCGAGTTTGATGGGTGGTTGTTATTCGTTGAAGCCCGCAGTaccactgactgtgagcattCGCTGATTGCTTTTGGTCGGATATGTTGCTTGGACATCACAATCGCGCCTGTTGTGAAAGTCTCTCTACTCTACCACAGTCTGTGCAGTGAATGAGAGGTCAAAGTGGCATTTTCTGATTACGTTTTTTTATTTCTTCCTCTTTGATTTCAGATTACCGCTTACTTTGATCTACCCATCTTCTCTTTCTATACCTCTCCGTCACTGCCTTTCTAGCCGCAAACACTTTATCCTGCTTACCCAACACAACTCATTACCTAAATATGTCTGCTGAATGGCCTTCGGTCGAATCACACAATGTTTCCCTTCCCACGATTGTGACCACAAGCGATCTTTTCGACGGGGAGCTGTTTGGAGATGAGCTCATGGATATCTACAACAATGCCGGTGTAGATGAAAATGGGGATCCCAATGGTATGTTGTTCACGGCATTGTTGCTTTGAAGTCCAGCCTCTTCATTTTGCTCAACCGATgctgtttttttttgtttctccAGAAATCCCAACGCTGCTCGACCACGGGGTGCACAGCCATCATGACGATGAGCTTCATCCTATCAATATTGGTGGCCTTTCCTCTACAGCGATGGACGATGGACTAGGAGCATTTCGTCCTTCGACATCGTTCAACGATTTGAGTACACTTCTGGCTGCTGAAGCCAATGCTGCCGCTCAATCCATTACTCCCGTGGCGAGCGCCCCAGCTACCACGATGTCCACCACGATCTCTCACAATGATCACCAAGAAACGCACATCACCGGATTCTAGCCCGGATTCATCTCCTGCTGCTAAACGCAAGGCTAGCTTGACAAAGGCCGCACCGAAACGAGCGGACCCTACCCCCACCGTGACGACTACCGTTTCTCAAGTACCAACCGAGGTAGCTTGTATCCCAGAGAGAAATACCATACCCAGTACGGTACAAAAGAAAGCCGCAGCTGATGACACTCCCAATCCTTTGTTTTTGGTTGAGAAGGCAGCTGAGAAGCTTCAAGTTACCGAAAGTGTCGTGTCTTCAACGGGTATCAACACTCTTGGAGTTCAGCCCCATATTGTAAGCGTATCGATGTCATCTTCCGACTCTTCTATAGCGGAATCCGAGGCCGATTTCAAAACTATAGCTCAGGCTGCTGTTTCGAATCTGATCATGTCGGCTGGAACTACCAAGGTTGAATCTGGCAAGTCTGACTTTGCTTCAGCGGAAAAAGTGGACACAAGCACGGCGCACATCAAGGCACTGACCGGCAACAACTGGGTCACAGCTTGCACTGGCGCTGCTTCGAACGTTGTTCCGGTTGCGCCCGTTCACGATCCAAAAAATAGCAACCGATCCCGCCGGCAGAATCTCACCCCTGACGAACGTGCGCGTCAAAACCGAGATCGGAATCGCGAGCACGCACGGAATACGCGTCTGCGCAAGAAGGCTTACGTTGAAGAGCTGAAGCATACTCTAACTGAACTTGTCGCCCAACGCGATGCTGCCGACCTGGAGAAACGACAGGCGGTCCAACGCGAAGCTGAACAGCGCGAAGTTCGTTTCCGCGTCATCGAAGAGTTCCTGAAGCTTCGCGGCCGTAACGAAGGAAATGTCGCGCGCTGGTCCGCCATTCTCGAAGAAGGCTTCTTTCTTAAGCTTCCTGTGACCGCATTTCGCTCTATGGTTAAGGACGCAAGAACGACCGACTTTGAACAAGAACTAAATGGTGTTTGTGAAGTCATGGCAGATTCCAGCAATCTTGCCTCGTTTCTTCAGGGATTCGACAAAGATAGTATAGGCGATATATCGTTACACTATGAGTGTGACCGTGCGAATTTTCTCATGGATGGCTGCAATGCCGTGCTGGAATGGACCGCCAAAACTTCCAAGAAGGTAAGAACCTGTACTTTTACCAGGCGAGGTACATTCCAGAAAAGTAGTTCCAACTGCTTGCTTTTTCTGTTAATAGGGGGAAACATCTGGATTCTCACTCAAGGGAAGTATGAGAGGCATCTTCAGCCCAGCTTCCAACAAGCTCATTTCGGCGAGTATCTCTTTTGACACTGGCTCTGTGCAATCTCAACTCCATCAATTATTACGAGAAAGTGGTCATCATACTCCATTCGATGCCGCTGAAATGGCGGCAAGTCAGGCCGACGCCATCCTGGATTCTCTCCAAATGCCTCAAATGTCGATGACAGTTCCATCTGCCGTGAACGTTGTTCCTAAttcttcgtcctcttcttcagaTGCTTCCTCAAACAAAGACGATTCACTCTCCTCTGACGAGAGTTTGTCTGAAGCAGGCCACAAGTCAGGGGAGCAAGGCATTCCTAGTCGACGTGTTCGTCGAGTGGCTTAGTTTCTGAGCTGTTTCTGTCAAATTACATCACTCACTTCATTTTCTGGGAAAGCGTCCCTTGCCCAGATAGTGAAGGCTACATGCACCTTTATTCCTTGCAATGTTTCGACTACCTTTTAGTTGTATTCGCTATTCACATTAACTACATTTTTGATGCAGTGGTCAATAAAAAGACATCGTTCTATTATCTGTTAACTGATTTCACATTCATCGAAACCTGTCCCACGCAAACTTAAGCACATATTCCGTCAAAGGGTTGAGGCAAAAGATTAGGCATGATATCTTTGAAAGTCCGGTACTTCCTTACTCTTCTTCGGGCGCGCAATTTTTCTCTTGTCTCggtcgtcgttgccgtcttGATCAGATGAATCAGTAGAACTCTCATCAAACGGCCGTTGTTTGTGAAAAATGCAGCACCTTTTCGACGACTTGCGTCCCATACCTTCATTATCGATGACGTCATTTTCCCATCTTACCGAAGGGTGTGCCTGGAGGGTTAGAACCAACGGCTCCGGTTCATGCCGCGTTGTCGCTGCATCCGTTACCGTCATCGTGACCGATCCAGTCGGATTACGAACTGTAGCTGTTCCTCCTGTTGAATCCCTTCCATGTTGCTGCGCAGACATTTCGGATGCATCAATGGAGGAAGAAGGTTCTGTCTGAGCTGTTGCTTCTGTTCGCGGATTCATGATACTCTTGGTCGGCGTGTCGTATACTGCTGCTACTTTTTGCGAATCTCGAATTGCGTTTTTGTGTGACAGTACAGGCAGTTTGCGCTCTGCGTTGCTAGAATTCGGGTCGTGCGCTCTTTCTACATGTCTCTCTCGTTTGTCATgcaatttacagttacttgTTAGGAGGCTGGAGGCTTCTCTAAGCGTGATCCTGTCAATGTATTTATGGAAAAGAGTATACTGCACCGCTGAAGAATGCATGGAGAGCATCGAAGCTTCCGTTCCTCATCCACAGTCggcgattgactgtgagctagCGTCATCtcgctagctagctaggaGCTTGTATAACATAAGCTAGAATTGTAGTTCATACAAGTAAATTCACTGTCTAAAGCAGACTGCGATATTAGAATTTAAAAAGTCGTTGATCCCGAAAATGTTGTACCGAAATGCAGTTTCGGCACAGGGTAAGCAGCTTCAACCTTGAACACAACAATTTCTATTGCTATCTGAAGAACTTACTGTGTCGAGCTAGTAGAGCAATGAGTAAGCATTGGGGATTCATTAAAATAGATACAGTTTGACGTTTGTTTCAATCCTTCGTACTATGTGCACTGGGAACATACACCAGCGTTTTGGGAATAGAAAACTGATGGAACCCTTCCTGGCCGGAATGATACCCAAAACCAGACTTCTTGTGGCCTACCCAGGGGCACGCCACGTCCATGTTTTCCAATGAGTAGCAGTTGATACCGATTTGCCCAGCCTCGATTGCGCTCGCTACTCTCTGTGCTCTGTCCATATCTTGCGTATAGACGCAGCTCGCCAGTCCATATTCAGTATCGTTGGCCAGCCGAAtagcttcttcttcggaccCGTCAAATGGAGTCAATGCGACCACGGGGCCAAAAGTTTCTTCATGGTACATGTGCATGTTCTCCTTCACATCCGCCAGAACTGTCACGGGGAAGAAAGAGGATTCTGTACTGGCAGTTGACGGAATCTTACTTTGGTGTAAGACTTTGGCACCTTTGGCAATGACATCTTCGACGTGTCGCTTTACATGATCGCGTTGTCGAATGGATACCATGGGACCAACATTGACGTTTTCGTCCATGCCGTTGCCCACGTGGTACTCCGCAGCACAGCGAGTAACGCGTTCCTGGAACTCGCGGTAAATGGTCTGTGCCACATAAATGCGTTCAATGGAGCAACAGACTTGTCCCGTGTTGGATAAAGAGTAAGAGACGGCATCTTTTGCAGCTTGATTCAAATCAGCGTCATCAAACACGACCATGGGATCTTTTCCGCCCATTTCCAAAACGAATCGTTTCAGATGCGGAGCTGCCGCAGTCAAAATCTTCTGGCCCGTCGCACTACTTCCCGTCATGGCCACCATATCTACGTCTTTGTGCGAAACCAAGTGTGCACCCACTTGTGCATCTCCTTGGGCCAATTGCAATACGTTTTCTGGTAAGAACTGTGCTAAGCAGTTCACGACAATCGCACCCGTTTCCGGGGAGACTTCGGAAGGTTTGACAATCGCGGTATTGCCCGAGCCCAGCGCCGGCAAAAGCAGTAGCAAAATTTCGTCGGCGGGAAAGTTCCAAGGGCTCAGGACGGTCACCACACCAAGGGATTGGCGGATCACCGTACAGGATCCGCGCTGTTGCGGTTGTAAAGAAGCTTCCAACAATGTCAAATACTCGGCTTTGCCGACGGCAAACTCGACTTCTTCCCGCGCTTCGGCAATGGGCTTTCCCATTTCGGTCGTAATACACCGAGCAAGCTGTCCCGACTTGGCTTCGATTGCCTGCAGCCCATCCCGCAATAGTTGGATACGTTTCGCCACGGGAGTCGTCGCCCAGGACTTTTGCGCCAATTTGGCCTCGCGAATCATGACATCCAGCTCATCGAGTGGTGTGCACGGAACCCGACTGATAACTTCACCAGTAGCCGGGTTCTTGTTGATGATGCTTCCGTCCACAACGGCTACTCCCTGTACCATTCTTATTTGATGCGGCACCGCTCGCCTAAAAAGACTCTCCGTTCGTAGTAACAGTCGGTTCCGAGCCTGCGTTCGAACAGACGACACTGTAACGATAGGACGCGACGACACACCCGAGCACCGTGACGAGACAGAGTTTTCCGTGCAACGATACAAACTGAGAGAGCGAACAAAACCCTTGCTGGCGCAAAATATCATCGAGGTCACCCTTCCTATAGCCCCCTCCTTCTATCCTGCTTGACAACGTCTTGGCTTGGGATGGTGAGGTATGGAAACAATGAGATACTATCCTCCAGAGAAGACTTGTGGTATTCACACGTCAATCTGGATTGATTATGTTGGACCCCGTATCAGCACCGAGGGGGTTCACAGTTAGAGAGACTCCGCCAATTTTTACAAAGGGTTATGGTGGGACGTGACGTATGCACACACTAGAGTCGGACAGTTTGGCTGTCCGGCGCGCATTCTGGTTTGAGTGGTCTAACCAATATTCTCCCGGGGAAGCTCCGGCAAAGCTCCAACGACGCGACGGCGACGGAGACACGGGGCCGTAGTCGCGTTTTCAGGGTCGAGCCATTCGAGAgcaaaaacaacaaatcccCAACCCACTCTAGCAGTTTGGACAACTTTACTGTTACCACCATTGTTATTGGAAAGGAACAATGGCATCGACGGAGACCAATGAATTGCAAGCCATGGTCGATGCTCTACGTATTGATGGATCTTACGACCATAGAACGGTGGATTTCGTTGCGGATGAGATTGAGAGTCGTCTAGGCATCGATTTGCCGAAACACTCCTTCCGCGAAATGGCCAAGAGCTTTTTGCAGTGTTCACTGGATCGAAACAAAGAGGAACGGCCTGAAATACGGGAATCCAAATCAACACATTCCCAACGGACCTGTTCGTTGGAGACCGAACCTTCTCCGGTACGGGCGACGGAGCATATTCGAAGTGAAGGACGATCGCCGGCGCGTACGGTGCTCCCATCGAACACGCCCAAGTCGGACAAACGAAATATCAACTCTCGTCGTGGCTTTTTCACGGCGATGAAATCAACATCATACACTAACATATTCGAGGATGAAATGGAGGAAACGAAACCTCGTACACGAGCCAACCCGACGTTCCCTCTTCTTTTCAATCGCTCCAAAAAGCaagacgaaaagaaggaatccGAGATACTACAAGAGGTGCCAACGACCCATCTAGAGCACGGGATGAAACAATTAAATGTCGGACAAGGGGACCCAGGTAAAGTCAACGAGACCACTGGAACCGCGAGTCAGATAAGGTCCTCGCAGAGCTCCAGCGCGGGAGATTCGGATCCAACCTCATTTTTTTACTCCGCACATGCGCGATCAAGTCCCCTCCGATACGATTCTAATTTCGTAAAACCACCCCTTTCCACGTCAAAGAATAAGGAGCGACGTCCTTGTTGCACAGATTTTGCACAAAGCATACCGTTCATGCAGGAAATCACAACTTCAGATGCACCGGATTGGGCCAGCAGTTTACGGGGGAACCCCAACAGTCCTGCTCCTTCCACAACGCCGCCTCGGAGGCAGCGACCCGGGGCAGATATGAGTGACCCCGGTGCCGAGAGCCCCGCACAGTCTCAGTCCTCCTCCAAATCACACACTCGTACGAGTGAACCCTTGGCGGATTCCGCAACTTGGAATGATACGATACTGGCTTCCGGATTTTCGTTCGCTCCTCCTCCCAGCGTTTCCCGCCTTCCGCCTTCTGCGTTTGCAGCAACGGCGACGCCGGAAGAGACAGTTGCTACACCTGCCCCCCAAAATATGGAAGGAGGCTTTCAAATGGGAACAAACTCAGAAATGAAAACGGGAATTGGGAAAAAGAGCCGAAAGG
Encoded here:
- a CDS encoding predicted protein, producing MSAEWPSVESHNVSLPTIVTTSDLFDGELFGDELMDIYNNAGVDENGDPNEIPTLLDHGVHSHHDDELHPINIGGLSSTAMDDGLGAFRPSTSFNDLSTLLAAEANAAAQSITPVASAPATTIPDSSPAAKRKASLTKAAPKRADPTPTVTTTVSQVPTEVACIPERNTIPSTVQKKAAADDTPNPLFLVEKAAEKLQVTESVVSSTGINTLGVQPHIVSVSMSSSDSSIAESEADFKTIAQAAVSNLIMSAGTTKVESGKSDFASAEKVDTSTAHIKALTGNNWVTACTGAASNVVPVAPVHDPKNSNRSRRQNLTPDERARQNRDRNREHARNTRLRKKAYVEELKHTLTELVAQRDAADLEKRQAVQREAEQREVRFRVIEEFLKLRGRNEGNVARWSAILEEGFFLKLPVTAFRSMVKDARTTDFEQELNGVCEVMADSSNLASFLQGFDKDSIGDISLHYECDRANFLMDGCNAVLEWTAKTSKKGETSGFSLKGSMRGIFSPASNKLISASISFDTGSVQSQLHQLLRESGHHTPFDAAEMAASQADAILDSLQMPQMSMTVPSAVNVVPNSSSSSSDASSNKDDSLSSDESLSEAGHKSGEQGIPSRRVRRVA
- a CDS encoding predicted protein codes for the protein MNPRTEATAQTEPSSSIDASEMSAQQHGRDSTGGTATVRNPTGSVTMTVTDAATTRHEPEPLVLTLQAHPSVRWENDVIDNEGMGRKSSKRCCIFHKQRPFDESSTDSSDQDGNDDRDKRKIARPKKSKEVPDFQRYHA
- the SSDH gene encoding succinate semialdehyde dehydrogenase (aldehyde dehydrogenase (1.2.1), probable SSDH): MVQGVAVVDGSIINKNPATGEVISRVPCTPLDELDVMIREAKLAQKSWATTPVAKRIQLLRDGLQAIEAKSGQLARCITTEMGKPIAEAREEVEFAVGKAEYLTLLEASLQPQQRGSCTVIRQSLGVVTVLSPWNFPADEILLLLLPALGSGNTAIVKPSEVSPETGAIVVNCLAQFLPENVLQLAQGDAQVGAHLVSHKDVDMVAMTGSSATGQKILTAAAPHLKRFVLEMGGKDPMVVFDDADLNQAAKDAVSYSLSNTGQVCCSIERIYVAQTIYREFQERVTRCAAEYHVGNGMDENVNVGPMVSIRQRDHVKRHVEDVIAKGAKVLHQSKIPSTASTESSFFPVTVLADVKENMHMYHEETFGPVVALTPFDGSEEEAIRLANDTEYGLASCVYTQDMDRAQRVASAIEAGQIGINCYSLENMDVACPWVGHKKSGFGYHSGQEGFHQFSIPKTLVYVPSAHSTKD